In Mangifera indica cultivar Alphonso chromosome 7, CATAS_Mindica_2.1, whole genome shotgun sequence, the genomic window atatgacattttcaaagtttgagattGAAGtgaaatgctatttttcaaaacttagaaaaaaatgaaattaattatatatttctaatatagaaaataaaataacggttttatctttacttttaataaaaaatttataagaaatgttaattcataaataagtttttagatttttgaaattttataaatatatacttatctttgtataaaggccaaaggactacttTACCCTCAAATTTATTTGCATTCTAAAAATCACACCtataaggtttaaaaaaactaaagtccCGTCTATTAACCAActagagttaaaatttttttgttagaaataagggtaaaattgttattttactaataatattaaaaaatataaaatttattatattttccttcataagttttaaaaactaatatttcaccaattctaaagttttttaactttgaaaagtcatattttctcccttaaaaccttagaatttttttcttctcctttggACACTATTTTCGATGATCTGGAAAAGACGACGACAAAGAGATTTGAGCAAAGAGATTCCAGATCTCTTCGTCTCAGGAGAAGAGATTCCAAATCTCTTCTTCAACGAAAAGATCTAGAATCTCTTCGTCTTCGTTATTGGATCTCTTTGTAGGAGACAAAGAGATccatttcaaatttctttttgtaTGTTGACCAATGGTTTAGGATAGATAGAGGAGCTCATCAACGTTGGAGATAGTGACCgaagaggtgaagaaaaaatttgagagaaaaatatgacttttcaaaattaaaaaactttagatagagataaagttattagtttttaaaattaaaaaaaaaaataatacattttgtattttttaatattatttttaattctaataaaattttttaactataattatacaataaataaaacttcaaattatttaatgtaATGGTTCTTTATTCCTATAAATAAACCTAAACACCGTTTCGTAGAACTTGTGCCGCTCTCTTCTCTACACTCTTAAGCCGGACTTCTTCGCATTTCTCTCCGGTTTTATCTCTCTTTGGTACggttcttttttatattttcgcATGGTGTTAATCGTTACTTGGTTCCTGCAAGTTTCAGATCTTAATTTAAtcaagattttattaaaaacaaaatttaaaaagtaaaaatgatCAATTGTCGggtaaaattactaaaaatttttattcgatTTCATGAGATCTTCAATATACTGCGCTGTGATTCTGAGTTATTCAGTAAGTGTATTCCTAATCTGCTGTCGTGGTACCGTTACCGTGCCAGTTTGTTCGAATCTGAATCTGAATCTACTTTAATCATTTATACGGCTCGGTAAACGTTGCCGGACGTAAAGTTACTTGTCATAACTTATTGACGTGTAGATCTGCTGTTGATTCATTAGATCTGATATTCGTTGAATTTGAATGAAATAGATCTTGAAAGATTTGCTCAAActagttttaatttctttgtgtGGAAGTTGAAAACTGATTTGGATGTGTTGTGACGGTAGAAAAATGGCGTCTCACATTGTTGGATACCCACGCATGGGCCCCAAGAGAGAGCTCAAGTTTGCATTGGAGTCATTCTGGGATGGCAAGAGCAGCGCTGAGGATTTGCAGAAGGTTGCGGCGGATCTGAGATCCGCCATCTGGAAACAGATGTCTGAGGCTGGGATCAAGTACATTCCTAGCAACACTTTCTCTTACTATGATCAAGTGCTCGACACCACAGCAATGCTTGGCGCTATTCCAGATAGGTACAACTGGAACGGTAGTGAAGTTGGATTCGATGTTTACTTTTCCATGGCCAGAGGAAATGCCGCTGTTCCCGCCATGGAAATGACGAAGTGGTTTGACACAAACTAGTAAGTGACGGCGGATTTGAATTTGGGATTAAAGGTATGGATAGCTtagtcctttttttttaactgaaacAGTTGAGTTTTATGTGTTGATGTAGCCACTACATTGTTCCTGAATTGTCTCCGGAAACCAAATTCTCTTATGCTTCTCACAAGGCTGTTAGTGAATACAAGGAGGCTAAGGCGGTCAGTATTTATTTTCCcaactttgttttgtttatgtaCGTTGGCAACTAATCTTTTTAGGAGTGAAAGCAAGTTTAAAGTGAGCATATCTTGTTTACTTATGAAGTGGAAAATTTTGCtgacttataaaataaaatattcaaatttatttcaaagcTGAAAGGATTTAGTTCTATAGGTGTGAGAGATTTTCCTTATAACCTTGAAAATGATATGATGTTTTCcagctttgttttgttttttacggtggcaatttatcttttataggATTTAGTTTTGGATCTGGcacataaattttattgttttgaatacCTTAGTATTCATTTACCCTACAGAAAAAAATTGGTATTGATTGTTAAGCTGTACATAAGGATTTATTGTTGTTTCATAGAGGATTACATGTATTTCCTACACCGAATGTTGATATAAAGTCAACTGCAAAATTGTTTTTACTACGATTGACTTTTAATTATACATCTAATTGTTCAAACTTTTAAGGTGCTGAATCACTTGTCCCCCGTGCAGCTTGGAGTAGAGACTGTTCCAGTCATTGTTGGCCCTGTGTCTTACTTGTTACTCTCTAAACCTAGCAAGGGTGTTGAGAAGTCCTTCCCTCTTCTCTCCCTTCTCCCCAAAATCCTCCCTGTCTACAAGTAAGAAAATTGAACCTTTTTGAGATGTTTAAACCTGTATAAACTTTATTTGAGACATGTTTTAACTTCTCTAATTTGCATGTAACTATTAAAACTTCAACAGGGAAGTAATTTCTGAGCTTAAAGCTGCTGGTGCCACATGGATTCAGTTGGATGAGCCGATGCTTGTTATGGATCTTGAATCTCACAAATTGCAAGCATTCACTGAGGCCTATGCTGAACTGGAATCAACTCTCTTTGGCTTGAACGTTCTCATTGAGACCTACTTTGCTGATATTCCAGCTGAGGCATTCAAGACCCTCACTGGTTTGAAGGGTGTCACTGCCTATGGTTTTGATTTAGTTCGTGGAACCAAGACCCTTGACCTGATCAAGGGTGAATTCCCTCATGGAAAACAGCTCTTTGCTGGAGTAGTTGATGGAAGGAACATTTGGGCCAATGATCTGGCTGCTTCACTCAGTACCCTGCAGGAACTTGAGGGCATTGTTGGCAAAGGTATACTTTTCTTTACTTGCAATTTGGTTTGCATGGTGATAAATATATTGTCTAATAagaatatgatatataattgcTACTTTTTCCATGCAGACAAGCTTGTTGTCTCCACCTCCTGCTCGCTTCTCCATACAGCTGTTGATCTTGTTAATGAGCCTAAGTTGGACAAGGAAATCAAGTCATGGCTCGCATTTGCTGCCCAGAAAGTTGTTGAAGTGAATGCCCTAGCCAAGGCTTTGGCTGGTCAAAAGGATGAGGTATCATTCTCTTTGTAATTCTTATGATAATTGACCAAACACTTAATTGTAAATGTATCTTCTTCAAATGATTTGACGAAGTCATTTGTCACTATTTGTGGACTTATGAACAGGCGTTCTTCTCTGCCAATGCTGCTGCTCAGGCTTCAAGGAAATCCTCCCCAAGGGTGACCAATGAGGCAGTTCAAAAGGCTGTAAGTGcttgatttttgtgcttttaaattgatttttcagtAGAGTAGCAATTTATAGAGATATTTATTCACCATTATTGCTTTCTCAGGCCGCTGCTTTGAAGGGTTCAGACCACCGACGTGCTACCAATGTTGGTGCTAGATTGGATGCTCAACAGAAGAAGCTTAATCTTCCAGTCTTACCAACCACCACCATTGGGTCCTTCCCACAAACCATTGAACTCAGGAGAGTTCGCCGTGAATACAAGGCTAAGAAGTGAGTGAACAAGagatttttcatcatttcacattATTCCTGAAATTTTGTTGATTGTCTAATGTATTGATGCCCTGATCGTGTTGTTCTTACTAGGATCTCTGAGGAGGATTATGTTAATTCCATCAAGGAGGAAATCAACAAAGTTGTCAAACTCCAAGAAGAGCTTGATATTGATGTCCTGGTTCATGGAGAGCCTGAGGTAAGCAATTGATGTCTCCTTAGGTTTGAATTTCCAAGGAATTTCTTACATTTGTTCCGTTCATCTTCTAATCACAAGTAATTTTGTTGTATCCCCTATTTAATGAGGTCATTTATTTTTGTAGAGGAACGATATGGTTGAGTACTTTGGAGAGCAGTTGTCAGGTTTTGCCTTCACTGCCAATGGATGGGTGCAATCCTATGGATCTCGTTGTGTGAAGCCACCAATCATCTATGGTGATGTGAGCCGTCCCAAACCTATGACTGTCTTCTGGTCCTCACTGGCTCAGAGCATGACTTCTCGCCCCATGAAGGGAATGCTTACTGGCCCTGTCACCATTCTCAACTGGTCCTTTGTCCGAAATGACCAGCCCAGGTATAGACAATGAAAACCATTAGAAGAGATAAAGATaataaagaggaagaaaaaatgaactttttattttgttagacTTTTGTAATTGCCATATTGTTTAACAAAATGTCTCTCAATTGTCCAGATTTGAGACCTGCTACCAAATTGCTTTGGCCATCAAGGATGAAGTTGAGGATCTTGAGAAGGCAGGCATCAGTGTTATCCAAATTGACGAGGCTGCTTTGAGAGAAGGATTGCCTCTTAGGAAATCCGAGCATGGTTTCTACTTGGAATGGGCTGTCCACTCCTTCAGAATCACCAATGTTGGTGTCCAGGACACTACCCAGGTGGGTTTCCTATCATTACCGAAAtttcttatttcaaatttaatacaaGAAACTTTATCTCACTTTGTTTTTCAACAACTTAAAGATCCACACTCACATGTGCTACTCCAACTTCAATGATATTATTCACTCTATTATTGACATGGATGCTGATGTGATCACCATTGAGAACTCTCGATCCGACGAGAAACTCCTATCAGTTTTCCGTGAGGGAGTTAAGTATGGTGCTGGAATTGGCCCTGGTGTCTATGACATCCACTCTCCAAGAATACCATCAACTGAAGAGATCGCTGACAGAATCAACAAGATGCTTGCTGTGCTTGAAACCAACATCTTGTGGGTGAACCCTGACTGTGGTCTCAAGACCCGCAAGTACTCCGAGGTGAAGCCTGCCCTCAAAAACTTGGTTACTGCTGCAAAGCTCATCCGCTCTCAGCTTGCCAGTGCCAAGTGAGCGGGTCAGGAGATATGAGTGTAATCTCTTCCCATGCTGTTGATTCTTActccaaacaaagaaaaagaaattcccGCCTTACAAAATGTGCCCCTTTGAGTCTATGGATTTTTCCTTTtgggttggtttttttttttaaacgatGTTTCTATAATATTCTGTATCTTGGGACGGTGCCCAAATTCATTAGTGCACCTCTGCGGATGAAAAATCAATGGAATTGCTTTACTAGTTTGTGCATATCTGTTGTTCCTTGGTGCTATTTGGGGTCGAGTGGGAGGCTTGAGACTCGTAGAGCTTTTCTTCCAAAGCATTCTCGTGAATGGATGAAGAAATTTATTATCAAACATAATCCTTCACTCGCTTTCAAGCTACTGTTACTGTTGTCAACGGCCTCCAATTTACCACTCCCAATCTGTGTAGATCTCTCAAGGAGGCCCAACGACGATTTTGAACATTTATGTCTATCCAACCCCAATCCTGCTGCTGAGCCTGTCGGCCCATCCTTTTTCTGGTAATGTAAATGTAATTgttaagagcaatactatgtgttttggatacataaatatgtatatatttatatgtgtcatcacatgattagatGATGTTTTATCCTagattcaaaattatctaatcatatgatgacatctaaaaatgtgtatatatttatgtacttaaagtggatacatatagttttattgaattgttAATGATTAACTAAATGGATTGGTTGTTTGTATTTGTGAACAATTTGTATGTTGGAGTCTTTTTTGTTGCCGATAAAAGGCAGAAAAATTATGGAGTCAAAGGTTGAGGATATTTGTTTATAGTGTAAATGTTGGGTATCTTTTGTTGTCAAAACATTTAATTTCGGGCCAAAAgacttcccacccaaggtttgatgtaatttaaAACGTTTACCAGCAAACATTCAAAACTCTAACAGAGtgtttgatttagataatattttattatcaaaataaaaagagtattttgaagataaattacttaaaacattactgagtataaatgattactatatttgataaaatttaatagatataaataattattgtgtttagttaaagataataaaataataatagtaaattattttacttaaatgcccttgaatataattatttttaaatatattttatattatttgttatattaattaaaaataaatttatttttgtatcaaaaaattaataaataataatataattataataaaatcaagattaccttagtaatcttttaatacctaaggtgaatgtgataatcagattactatctatattacctgtcatgtcagtattggtaatagagtttaccataatattttattacggataaaccaaacaaggtgATGTAagtaattaaagataaattaccaaagtaatatttaaattttagaacCAAATGCCCTTTAAAATCTGATTACGGTTTACATTTAAACCCTTCTATTTTTCTTGACTTCTCTGACTACCATCTTCGTCTTTGGCGACCTCCCATTTCCATCCTAAATCATCGTCGTCGACCTaccatattttcttctttttatctctCCAACCAGTCATCTAGAGTAGACAAATCCAAATGAAGAGTTTCATCTGGACGCATTGTTATATAGACAAAAATCTTTGTTTGGATGAGGCCAAGCGACAAAGGCCTTTTGTGTCGATCTTGGACAACAAAATTCTTAGACGCCATGACTTCACCTCTTCGGTACAATAGGACGAAACCCATGGGCAAAATCGATCTGGATGGATAGACTATAATCTATGTTGTGTATTAGTTGATTTGGAGTTCTTTTAGTTAGTGTGTGTTGTTTTTGGTTGACTACACTTTGTGTATGTGGATTGTTGATTGAGGGATTTAgagaaattgattaaatgaGGAACTTGCTGGTTATAAtctaattgaaaaattagattatggATTTCAGCTAATGACCTTCATTTTGCTTCGGCATTAATAGAAGTAGATAACGGATGAGTAAATAGTCAGTCATTCGGCCTctcatttatgatattttgactCAATCagaatctgaaaattttaaattttattattatttgtactgGCTACAACATTGTAACGCAAGGCTGAGAACTTTTAGAATCAGCCTCAAATTTATCTGCAGTATTTAAAGCAAACACAACCTTTTCCACAAAATCCCATATCTGCTGCAACACCATACACTTCTCTACACAATTGATAGCATAAATCGGTAGTGCAGTTCTGTATATCGAACGCAATCGGCAGCTGGCAGATTTTTTCTCGCCCTTCAATTTctgtgggaaaaaaaaaaaccaacatcGGACATGT contains:
- the LOC123221112 gene encoding 5-methyltetrahydropteroyltriglutamate--homocysteine methyltransferase, whose amino-acid sequence is MASHIVGYPRMGPKRELKFALESFWDGKSSAEDLQKVAADLRSAIWKQMSEAGIKYIPSNTFSYYDQVLDTTAMLGAIPDRYNWNGSEVGFDVYFSMARGNAAVPAMEMTKWFDTNYHYIVPELSPETKFSYASHKAVSEYKEAKALGVETVPVIVGPVSYLLLSKPSKGVEKSFPLLSLLPKILPVYKEVISELKAAGATWIQLDEPMLVMDLESHKLQAFTEAYAELESTLFGLNVLIETYFADIPAEAFKTLTGLKGVTAYGFDLVRGTKTLDLIKGEFPHGKQLFAGVVDGRNIWANDLAASLSTLQELEGIVGKDKLVVSTSCSLLHTAVDLVNEPKLDKEIKSWLAFAAQKVVEVNALAKALAGQKDEAFFSANAAAQASRKSSPRVTNEAVQKAAAALKGSDHRRATNVGARLDAQQKKLNLPVLPTTTIGSFPQTIELRRVRREYKAKKISEEDYVNSIKEEINKVVKLQEELDIDVLVHGEPERNDMVEYFGEQLSGFAFTANGWVQSYGSRCVKPPIIYGDVSRPKPMTVFWSSLAQSMTSRPMKGMLTGPVTILNWSFVRNDQPRFETCYQIALAIKDEVEDLEKAGISVIQIDEAALREGLPLRKSEHGFYLEWAVHSFRITNVGVQDTTQIHTHMCYSNFNDIIHSIIDMDADVITIENSRSDEKLLSVFREGVKYGAGIGPGVYDIHSPRIPSTEEIADRINKMLAVLETNILWVNPDCGLKTRKYSEVKPALKNLVTAAKLIRSQLASAK